From the genome of candidate division Zixibacteria bacterium HGW-Zixibacteria-1, one region includes:
- a CDS encoding DUF503 domain-containing protein — protein MVVGTIVVDLNLPGVNSLKEKRRRLKPLLAKLQSRFNVSVAEVGMNDIHRSAQVGVALVSNSKVFVDQVISSIVGTIASTPEINMVDYRVEIL, from the coding sequence TTGGTTGTTGGTACAATTGTAGTTGATCTGAATCTTCCCGGAGTAAACTCATTAAAAGAAAAAAGAAGGAGGCTTAAACCGCTTTTGGCAAAATTGCAGAGCCGGTTTAATGTTTCCGTGGCGGAAGTCGGTATGAACGACATTCACAGAAGCGCCCAGGTGGGCGTGGCACTGGTCAGCAACAGCAAGGTGTTTGTGGATCAGGTCATATCGAGCATCGTCGGGACGATCGCATCAACACCCGAGATTAATATGGTCGATTACCGAGTGGAGATTTTGTAG